In Bacteroidota bacterium, the following are encoded in one genomic region:
- a CDS encoding polysaccharide pyruvyl transferase family protein, whose amino-acid sequence MINIYCIRPKGFNIGNDVIFLALKHFIRKSFQQNVNLISLPATGKYESQRKSGITSQTVYEINQFGHGLIIGGGNLYENGELDVNPTALKALDVPIMVFSLARGKIYNKNIELVDRTDVMTDDKISILNKKAFISLSRDKATKEYIDKLGCENILGGCPTLFMNEMPQHNVPVNDSDKTDALISIRTPSLMSIPVVNQYEVRGLILQMIKILKQKGYNKIKLLCHDHRDIPFAATFEGIDYFFTEDVYTFLSYLKNTRLNLTFRLHSFLPCLAYNIPAIKISYDQRAISMLETIGMQDWNINLLKDDVLIELTKRLESLDKLSEMKNKLISNEWQILKTTMETNCKKFANQITADQNSK is encoded by the coding sequence ATGATAAATATATATTGTATTCGACCTAAAGGTTTTAATATTGGAAATGATGTTATTTTTTTAGCATTAAAGCATTTTATTAGAAAATCGTTTCAACAAAATGTAAATCTAATTTCGCTTCCTGCCACTGGGAAATACGAGAGCCAAAGAAAATCAGGAATAACTTCGCAAACTGTATATGAAATTAACCAATTTGGCCACGGTTTGATTATTGGCGGTGGTAATTTATATGAAAATGGGGAATTAGATGTTAACCCCACAGCTTTAAAAGCACTGGATGTGCCAATTATGGTATTTAGTTTGGCCCGTGGAAAAATTTACAACAAAAACATAGAACTAGTAGACAGAACTGATGTAATGACAGATGACAAAATCAGTATTCTTAACAAGAAAGCATTTATTTCTCTTTCAAGAGATAAAGCTACAAAAGAATATATCGATAAATTAGGTTGCGAAAACATACTCGGTGGCTGTCCAACCCTTTTTATGAATGAAATGCCTCAACACAATGTGCCAGTTAATGACTCGGATAAGACAGATGCCCTTATTTCAATAAGAACTCCATCATTAATGAGCATTCCTGTTGTGAACCAATATGAAGTTCGAGGCTTGATTCTTCAAATGATAAAAATCTTAAAACAAAAAGGATATAACAAAATCAAACTCCTTTGTCATGACCATCGTGACATTCCGTTTGCTGCTACCTTTGAAGGTATCGACTATTTCTTTACCGAAGATGTATATACCTTCTTATCATACTTGAAGAATACGCGATTAAATCTTACTTTCAGGTTACATTCTTTTCTCCCCTGTCTCGCTTATAATATCCCGGCGATCAAAATTAGCTACGATCAAAGAGCAATTAGTATGCTTGAAACCATTGGGATGCAGGATTGGAATATAAATCTACTTAAAGATGATGTGCTTATTGAACTCACAAAAAGATTAGAATCACTTGATAAATTATCTGAGATGAAAAATAAATTAATCTCCAATGAATGGCAAATACTCAAAACCACAATGGAAACAAATTGCAAAAAGTTTGCAAATCAGATAACTGCTGATCAAAATTCTAAATAA
- a CDS encoding imidazole glycerol phosphate synthase cyclase subunit — protein MLKKRIIPVILLRNGVIVQSRNFKRYQLLGTPTAAVQRLSNWASDELIYLDISPIPYYDLNRDDLNHESFNDIIDIIKLVSGKCFMPLTFGGGIRTIEDVRIRLKLGADKISLNTAAIESPELIKQCSEEFGKQCVVVSIDSKKNENGTYMVYKGGRTETNLNPFDWAKEIEKLGAGEILINSMNLDGSGLGFDLDLIENISNSINIPTIALGGAGNWDHFAEVLKTSASAVAAANIFQHTENSVYNCKKYLFEKDLNVRKPLELLNTSLNL, from the coding sequence ATGTTAAAAAAAAGAATTATTCCGGTAATTTTATTACGCAATGGAGTTATTGTTCAGAGTAGGAACTTTAAACGGTATCAGCTATTAGGAACCCCAACAGCTGCAGTTCAAAGATTAAGTAATTGGGCAAGTGACGAACTAATCTACCTTGATATTTCACCGATCCCTTATTATGATTTGAACAGAGATGACTTAAACCATGAGTCTTTTAATGACATTATTGATATTATTAAATTAGTTTCGGGAAAATGCTTTATGCCTCTCACTTTCGGAGGGGGAATTAGAACCATAGAAGATGTTCGAATCAGATTAAAACTTGGGGCAGATAAAATCAGCTTAAATACTGCTGCAATTGAGAGTCCTGAACTTATAAAACAATGCTCCGAAGAATTTGGAAAACAATGTGTAGTTGTAAGTATTGATTCTAAGAAAAATGAAAATGGTACTTACATGGTATATAAAGGTGGGAGAACTGAGACTAATTTAAATCCTTTTGACTGGGCTAAAGAAATTGAAAAATTAGGAGCTGGTGAGATTTTAATAAACTCCATGAACCTAGATGGTTCTGGACTTGGATTCGATTTAGATCTTATAGAAAACATTAGTAATAGCATAAATATTCCTACCATAGCCCTTGGTGGTGCAGGTAATTGGGATCATTTTGCAGAAGTGCTCAAAACAAGTGCCAGTGCAGTTGCTGCAGCAAATATCTTTCAACACACCGAAAACAGTGTGTATAATTGTAAAAAATATTTATTTGAAAAAGATTTGAACGTACGAAAACCATTAGAATTATTAAATACAAGCTTAAATTTATAG
- a CDS encoding GxxExxY protein: MTENELSKIIIGCAIEVHKNLGPGLLESAYQECLYYELKQLGLKVQKEKPMPIIYKEVKLDHGYRIDLLVEEKVVVEIKTVETLNDVHTAQVLTYLKLGNYKLGLLLNFHVAILKNGIKRLIN; encoded by the coding sequence ATGACTGAGAATGAGTTATCTAAAATTATAATTGGTTGTGCAATAGAGGTACACAAAAATCTGGGGCCAGGGTTATTGGAATCGGCTTATCAGGAATGTTTGTACTATGAATTAAAACAATTGGGATTAAAGGTTCAAAAAGAAAAACCGATGCCTATAATTTATAAAGAGGTTAAACTTGACCATGGATATAGAATAGATTTGCTGGTTGAAGAAAAGGTAGTTGTTGAGATAAAAACAGTTGAAACGCTCAATGATGTGCATACTGCACAAGTGTTGACTTATTTAAAATTGGGAAACTACAAACTTGGGTTACTACTTAATTTTCATGTTGCGATTCTAAAAAATGGCATCAAAAGATTGATAAATTAA
- the hisH gene encoding imidazole glycerol phosphate synthase subunit HisH → MKIGIIDYGSGNFTSVWNAVGSLSKEITRITKKEDFNGCSHIILPGVGAYGAASNKIFSLDLYDTLHNHVLDKKVPFLGICVGMQLLSEKGFEHGEHSGFGWVKGNVKVIEFPNINLPLPHMGWNSLTDMNNSPLFKDIENDATFYFVHSYFLQLETTEIKTVNVEYGITFPAALSLENIHGVQFHPEKSQFYGMKLLKNFIELC, encoded by the coding sequence ATGAAAATTGGCATAATTGATTATGGATCGGGCAACTTCACATCTGTATGGAATGCTGTTGGATCTCTTTCAAAAGAAATTACAAGAATCACAAAAAAAGAGGACTTTAATGGTTGCTCGCATATTATATTACCCGGAGTCGGTGCATATGGTGCGGCTTCAAATAAGATTTTTTCGCTTGATTTGTACGACACTTTGCACAATCATGTTTTAGATAAAAAAGTACCTTTTCTTGGGATTTGTGTTGGAATGCAATTATTATCAGAAAAAGGCTTTGAACATGGCGAGCACTCTGGTTTTGGTTGGGTTAAAGGAAATGTTAAGGTTATAGAATTCCCTAATATAAATTTGCCACTACCTCATATGGGATGGAATAGCTTGACAGACATGAACAATTCACCTTTATTTAAAGACATTGAGAATGATGCAACTTTTTATTTTGTTCACAGTTATTTCTTACAGTTAGAAACAACGGAAATTAAAACTGTAAATGTAGAATATGGAATAACATTTCCTGCTGCTCTTTCTCTCGAAAACATTCATGGGGTTCAATTTCATCCTGAAAAAAGTCAATTTTATGGAATGAAACTTCTGAAAAACTTTATTGAATTATGTTAA
- a CDS encoding N-acetylneuraminate synthase family protein, with amino-acid sequence MLEPKIIAEIGTNHNGNFDTAIKLIDVAVNANADSVKLQIINTEGLYLPGIYEFGNYDIREVRAMRDRYKLLDSEYQNLATYSITKNISFSASVFDLKGLALLMEFNPPYIKIASTDLNNISFLRKVAEKGKKIIISTGMSELSEIENTINEITKTGFSDLVLMHCVSAYPAKLENMNLGFIDTLRTQFGFPVALSDHTQSSIAACLALTKEVVFIEKHITLDVNQHGFDHKYAAEPEVFKQYIYDIKRAYQALQEPTSKLAEDEQYVKKRARRSIYAARDILIDEIIHEKDLLIVRPSNILTADKCDLVIGKKAKTKIQQFQPLSLELIY; translated from the coding sequence ATGTTAGAGCCGAAAATTATCGCAGAAATTGGGACAAACCATAATGGTAATTTCGATACTGCTATTAAACTCATTGATGTCGCAGTAAATGCAAATGCAGATTCAGTTAAACTGCAAATAATTAACACTGAAGGATTATACCTGCCAGGTATTTACGAATTTGGGAATTATGATATCAGAGAAGTCAGGGCTATGAGGGATCGATATAAATTGTTGGATAGCGAATATCAAAATTTAGCAACCTATTCAATAACCAAAAACATTTCATTTTCTGCTTCTGTTTTTGATTTAAAAGGATTAGCATTGTTAATGGAGTTTAACCCACCGTATATTAAAATAGCATCAACAGATCTTAATAATATTTCTTTCCTTCGAAAAGTTGCAGAAAAAGGAAAGAAAATTATCATTTCCACAGGGATGTCAGAATTATCGGAAATTGAAAATACCATAAATGAAATCACCAAGACGGGCTTTAGTGACCTTGTTTTGATGCATTGTGTTTCAGCCTATCCAGCAAAATTAGAAAATATGAACCTAGGGTTTATTGATACCCTCAGGACACAATTCGGATTTCCTGTTGCATTATCAGATCATACTCAATCAAGTATTGCTGCTTGTTTAGCACTAACCAAAGAGGTTGTTTTTATTGAAAAACATATTACGTTAGATGTTAACCAGCATGGCTTTGATCATAAATATGCAGCTGAGCCAGAAGTTTTCAAACAGTACATTTATGATATAAAAAGAGCATACCAGGCGTTACAAGAACCAACTTCAAAACTGGCAGAAGATGAACAATACGTTAAAAAAAGAGCTAGACGGTCAATATACGCTGCCAGAGATATTTTAATTGATGAGATCATACACGAAAAAGACCTGTTAATTGTTAGGCCATCAAACATATTAACCGCAGACAAATGCGATTTGGTAATAGGTAAAAAAGCAAAAACAAAAATTCAACAATTTCAACCATTATCTCTAGAACTGATCTACTAA
- a CDS encoding NAD(P)-binding domain-containing protein produces the protein MNSNKITFIGSGSIATALASSVSSKISDKIYLLSIEEEVIESINTIHRNNKYFPFIPLNHNIVATSDISVLKDSDIIFLALPSSIVLNYIQKNKDSINEKAILINLAKGFGDDRRTIIQGLEDITNNPLATLKGPSFARDIINNFHTGLTLGINDIDIAPSIKELFKGTNIHLDYSQDILGVELISILKNIYAIVMGIVDAHYNSPNLRFMVLTNAFQEMRGILKQFGGKEETLFNYCGFGDFGLTALNDLSRNRTMGLLIGKGFLTKDISDQVLLEGRIAVNVFCEEISKKHALDNFHIISELYNVFYKEQKVTTFVNSILNNN, from the coding sequence ATGAATTCGAATAAAATTACCTTTATTGGTTCCGGATCTATTGCTACTGCACTGGCAAGTTCAGTCTCCTCAAAAATATCGGATAAAATCTATTTATTATCCATCGAAGAAGAGGTTATCGAATCCATAAACACCATCCACAGAAACAATAAATATTTCCCTTTTATTCCGCTGAACCATAATATCGTTGCGACTTCCGATATCAGTGTACTTAAAGACAGTGACATTATATTTCTGGCCCTACCTTCATCGATAGTGCTAAACTATATTCAGAAAAACAAAGACTCAATCAACGAAAAGGCGATTTTAATTAATCTTGCTAAAGGCTTTGGCGATGATAGAAGAACAATCATTCAAGGTCTTGAAGATATCACTAATAATCCACTTGCCACCTTAAAGGGCCCAAGCTTTGCCCGTGACATTATTAATAATTTCCACACGGGATTAACACTTGGCATTAACGACATTGATATAGCCCCTTCCATCAAAGAGCTATTTAAAGGAACAAATATTCATCTCGACTATTCGCAGGACATACTTGGAGTTGAGCTGATCAGCATCCTGAAAAATATTTATGCCATTGTGATGGGGATTGTTGATGCGCATTATAATTCGCCCAATTTGCGGTTTATGGTATTAACGAATGCTTTTCAGGAAATGCGCGGGATATTGAAACAATTTGGCGGTAAAGAAGAAACCCTGTTCAACTATTGCGGTTTTGGCGATTTTGGATTAACCGCTTTAAACGACCTTTCCAGAAACAGAACGATGGGATTATTGATCGGGAAAGGATTTTTAACCAAAGATATCTCAGATCAGGTATTACTGGAGGGCCGAATTGCCGTGAATGTTTTTTGCGAAGAAATCTCTAAAAAACATGCATTGGACAATTTCCATATTATTTCAGAGCTTTATAATGTTTTCTATAAAGAACAAAAGGTCACGACTTTTGTGAATTCGATTTTGAACAATAATTAA
- a CDS encoding lipopolysaccharide biosynthesis protein, with protein sequence MDELISDNLKQKAATGIIWKFLDQGGKQLLQLISGIYIARILLPDDYGLIGLMTIFIGISIAFIDSGFRSALIQKGTEVTQDDYNTVFYFNIAIGLFFFLLIYWGAPFIARFYNEPRLIMIARVLGVNLIFTSLGLIHLTIFEKNINFKTITKINLVSISISIALGVGMASFGFGVWALVSMALSENLIRTIMLWIINRWRPNLSFCIKSFKELYSVGGKLLFVGILVLFNQNFISMVIGKVFTTADVGFYAQAQKFQSRITEFISTPIQGVIFSVQSIIKDDLPRLKNAVRTNVKIITLFSFPAIIGFMVVGEPFIKIFLTEKWMPSLFYLHMISLAALILVLRGATSSYVFPIGKVNFMVRMTIFSNILLLVIIGIGVFFKVDLKLLVAGTVLHEFLFFIIYFYLSRPLIGYKFREVFVDILPSTINSIVMGIIVFIIGKQFGISIQILMLQVIVGATTYLFLNYVFNRPMYNEILNFAKTLVKKKSS encoded by the coding sequence ATGGATGAATTAATATCTGATAATCTTAAGCAAAAGGCAGCAACAGGTATAATTTGGAAATTCCTCGACCAGGGAGGCAAACAATTATTGCAACTTATTTCTGGTATATATATTGCCCGGATCCTATTACCCGATGATTATGGTCTGATAGGATTAATGACTATTTTTATTGGAATATCAATTGCATTTATAGATAGTGGATTTAGATCCGCACTTATCCAGAAAGGCACTGAGGTTACTCAGGATGATTATAATACTGTTTTCTATTTTAACATTGCAATCGGACTCTTTTTCTTCCTTCTTATTTATTGGGGAGCACCATTTATTGCACGGTTCTATAATGAACCACGTCTCATAATGATAGCTCGTGTTTTAGGTGTCAACCTTATATTTACATCCTTAGGACTGATTCACTTGACTATTTTTGAAAAAAATATCAACTTTAAAACCATAACAAAAATAAATCTTGTCTCCATTAGTATTTCTATAGCTTTGGGTGTTGGTATGGCAAGCTTCGGGTTTGGAGTATGGGCATTGGTTTCTATGGCTCTTTCAGAAAACCTTATCAGAACAATAATGTTGTGGATAATTAATAGGTGGCGTCCTAATCTTAGTTTTTGCATCAAATCATTCAAGGAACTTTATAGTGTAGGAGGTAAATTATTATTTGTTGGCATTCTGGTTCTATTTAATCAAAATTTTATTTCTATGGTCATCGGCAAGGTTTTCACAACTGCAGATGTTGGGTTTTATGCTCAGGCTCAAAAATTTCAAAGTAGAATAACTGAATTTATTTCAACTCCCATACAAGGAGTAATATTTTCGGTACAATCGATCATAAAAGATGATCTTCCGAGATTGAAAAATGCGGTACGCACCAATGTAAAAATAATTACGCTGTTTTCATTTCCCGCTATAATAGGTTTTATGGTTGTTGGAGAACCATTTATAAAGATTTTTTTAACAGAAAAATGGATGCCAAGTTTATTTTATCTTCACATGATATCGTTGGCAGCACTAATATTAGTACTCAGGGGAGCTACCAGCAGTTATGTATTTCCAATTGGAAAAGTTAATTTCATGGTTAGGATGACCATCTTTTCAAATATATTGTTATTAGTAATTATCGGTATTGGAGTTTTTTTCAAAGTTGATTTGAAACTTTTGGTTGCAGGAACCGTACTTCATGAATTCCTGTTTTTTATTATTTATTTCTACTTATCTCGTCCTCTCATTGGATACAAATTCCGAGAAGTTTTCGTCGATATTTTACCATCAACGATCAATTCAATAGTTATGGGAATAATTGTTTTTATCATTGGGAAACAGTTTGGAATAAGCATCCAAATTCTGATGCTCCAGGTTATAGTAGGTGCAACCACCTATTTATTCTTAAATTACGTTTTTAACAGACCAATGTATAATGAAATCTTAAACTTTGCAAAGACGTTGGTGAAGAAAAAAAGCAGTTAA